The sequence below is a genomic window from Hydractinia symbiolongicarpus strain clone_291-10 chromosome 10, HSymV2.1, whole genome shotgun sequence.
TCGCTGTCTGATCAGTGTTCACCAACAATGGCTGACTATAGAAGAAGAAGCGAAAAGGAGGAGAGCCAAGCCAATTACGACAGCGGAGTTGAAGTTGAATCCATCAGTAGTGACAGAAGCTCTCCGAAACGAGTTTTAACAGATCAATTTGACGAGACACCCAGGACAAGTCCTACACACATTTCTCTGAAGAGGTATTCATCCTTGAAAGAATATGAACGAGAATACATAGCAGAAGTTCCAACCACGCCATTATCGGGAAGAATGTTTGACCACACCAACCCACTCGAGTTGAAGCCTTTTGTGTGCGACTCGTGTAACTGTGGTTTTGCTGAAATCAGCTCTTTGAGAGCACACGTGCGTCATTCACATCCTAAAAAAGGAATCACCATCGGATCATACTCCTGCGCTTACTGTAGCCAGTCCTTTGAAGAAATTGATCATCTTAGAGAGCATTTTCAGGTAAGACACAGATTAAATGAAGTTATTACTAATAAGCCTATATCACCCGTAAAATCATTGTTTATTGGAGAGAAACGACGCAATACACTGGAGGAGAGGCGGGAGGGTGCTTTCTATCCAGTGAAACGATCTCGCTCAGCACCTACCCATTCACCAGAATCAGCATGTTTTGATATAACATACGATTGTAAGCCAGGAAGAGCTATTACTGAACGAAGCTTTCAAGACACTGCGCTGGAGAGTTGTTCATGTTGTCCAAAACCACGTGACATGACGAAACACTTCTACTCAGGTGTTGTCCAGGAAAGATATCTGTATTATTTGGAACAGTATCAGCGCTTGTTGGAATCGCACGTCGATTTGATTGATGCACTACATGCAAAATAAacgttaaattttatttttattttcatttcactTCAGGTTTTTTCATTGGCAGAGAAACTTGCCAGGTCACCTGTCATCTTATTGCATAGAGTGGttttttatgttatgttttgtttttaatttttatttctttctgtTAGTGTGATGACAGCATATGGTaatatgcaaaaatatttttttacaattttattaatatttattacGATAGTGACAGAACTATCTAACGTATTGAACCTGATTACGCCATCCTCTTACAGGCGCATGAGGGCGTCAAAAGGGTAGGCGTTAACTCAGGGTGGCGTAATAAGGATCAAGAAtcaatatttacttttttataattttttgttaactgaCAAATGGGATTTTATCCTAATATGACAAATTCTCAATTTGAGAATGATTCAACCATTTTAACATCACGCCCTTGGCGCACATTTCTCTGTCGTGTGAGGATGCACCCTCCATCGCATTTTAACGCATAGTTTCCCCCCTGACGAGGGATCAAGCCTCCAAAAATCTAATATTTTAGAACAATAAAAGATCTGAGGcgtttttacttctttttggaAATAATTTAGAGTCGTAACAAACTTGACTGaaacttacaatttttttttaagaattaaatTTAGAATCTTAAGACTTCAAAATGTTGCGAAAACAAATAGTTATTTTGAACCACAAACACAGTTTATCATCATtgtcatcattttttttatcatcatcatttttacAATCAAAATAGGCTTTCTAAACGGTCTCAACTTCAGAGATACTTtggacaaaagaaaaacaaaacgtttaaaatgtaaaaattctcAGCACTTATGTCGGTGTGATTCTTGTAACCAAGTGTGTCGAATTTTGAGCCTTAGTCTTCCACTTTGAATTTTTGTCTAAGTGTTCCCTCTTTTCTTTAATTAGCATATTTTCTTACTTATGAAAAATGAATAGATTTTACTTAACCGGTTGGTGTTGAAgacttttttactttcttaaaaatgctttctctttttttttgaagtcagtttttcaaaatattttttcacgccAAGTTATTTTGTTGCTCGCATAGATTAATTTTCTTTATCTTCTTTTAAACACACTCGCAGTGCAAGTATCAAATAGCGGACTACTTCTAATTAAGTATTGTACCTTTATTTCCACgactttatattatatttaatttctttatgcTTTTATCTtccgaaaaaaaaactttatgagGAAATAGAATGAAATTTTGTTCTGTTTacgtcaattttttatttaaacttgttGGTTTTTTAGGATACCAAAATTTTCTCATTTCCTTATGCTGTTAAACAATCATATTTTAAATAGCAAAAATTCTGATTGTCTTTccaaaattgaatcaaactcaGCATAGCTGTATGTCATAGAAGACGCAAAATGGTGGtgatgtcagcactttttctgtgatGTCATCTGAAGCTTTAAATGTATCCAAAATTCcactcaacctcgatcccagggcctgtagcgtttcttgatatgaggatgaaacgcgtacgaggCCCTGGTACGACAGACTTAAAATTCGCCCAAAATTAAGCATGCAGTGAAAAGTAATGTATGCGTGACGTTTCAATCAAAGAtggtgtttaaaattttcagtttttttaaaattcagtattgaattttaaaaaatacaacaaaaggTCGCAGGACAGGATGTTCGTCGCACTATTCCATTTGAGTTGTCGCCTTTTTCACCATCAATAAGGAAACAAaagtattgtttaaaaattttgaacagcTTTGATAAATTTGTAAACGAAGCAAGGAAGTCAAAAATAAcgtaattataaatattttcttcataaaCAAGTAACCAAAATCTTCGTAATGCTTATCGCCATATTTGTTGTGGATAAAAAAATGCAGTGCTTGCAACAAACTTCTGCATTAATTAtctttttaacataatttaaaaaagccgtACACGCAATCTCATTGGTTGAGTAAGTCTGTTGTACCAGGGcctcgtacgcgtttcatcaaaaaacgCTATCAAAAAACtaggttttataaaaaaaaaataaaaaaatagtaatcTCGTTTTCGTCTGTTTCAAACGTTGTTTAAATACCAAAACTTTAATATCATATAAAATGTTTAAGAAACTCGAGGCTCCACCTATTGCTTaggtttcttattaaaaaaagtggaaactgcaaaaattaaaaaacaagatGCGAAAAAAGATCGAGAATCGGGTTTGTTACGTGCCAAAACAATACTCTCTGGTGACTAATGACGTCCCTGTATTCCAACATAGTCCCCAGGGACCTGTGGTCCCTGAGCCGTTAATACGGAGTGGCTAACTatcaactttatcaacaagacaaaatgccctggaaacgaggttgcctCTATTCCTATTCCGACCAATTTATTATAACGTTGGAGGGTATAAATCTTTTTCCCACCACCCTGGCTATAACTCTAAAATAAAAAGTGTTTTCTATTTATGAGATAGATGTAGCGGATAGTAAGCAGAAGGGCTGGTGACAAGAAAGTGTCGCAAAACTCGAAAAAGCAACCCAAAACTCGAAAAACCGTCTCATTTTTTAGTATTTGTCAGCACATTTTAAAGACATTTTTTGACACCCCGCAGTAATAATGAGAAGTAAAACAAAGAGAATCATAGTATATTAACTGCTGAAAGTCCAATACTGAATCTGATTCCCATCAATTACTACAGTCAACAGAAGAATCAGTTGTTAGGAAATATCCGAACATGGATGATTTCCCGTGTTTGTATTACCTCTTTAGTGGAAAATAAGAAactatgaaaaatgaaaacttcaTTAAACAGAACATTTTCTTGTAttatatttattcaaaatataCTAAAAGGCTTCACAAAGTCCGCTGTTTTTTTCCGTGTCCAGCGTCGAAGTCAGCCGGAGATAAAGAACGTTTTTGTTTCCGACAAACATCTTCTGTATGTCTTTCACTGGATGACCGTCCAGTTGATCGTGAACTCGTTAGTTTCTTTCCTTTGTATTCGTACTCAGGGGATTTTGAAAACGAGCTCGAGGAGCTTTGTGAGCCTGATCTACGATAATTACGCTTCAAAGCCCTTTTAATATCAACAGGTTGAAAATGAGCATCAGATGGAATTTCTACATCTTTATTCTCATCATCGCGGCTTCTTTTACTTTTATTCTTTCCTCCCGAATTTTGTTCTAATCTTCCTCGATCATCTGGCGAGTGTCCTCCACTTCCAGCTCTCGAGCTCGGCCTTGAACCAACACTGAATGCCAGAGCCGAAAAGGGAAAGGCAATGGCCGAACTTGATTGACTGGTAGAAGTCATAACTTGTACTGAAGAACTTGCACCTGTAGACCCTGACTCCGGTGAACTAGGTGGTGTGATGGATTCAAATGCTTCCTGTTGCGGTTGTGAAATGGGTTTACCTTGATTTTCTGTTTGCTTACTTTCGCAGGGTACAAGAACAGATTGATTTTTAAACTGCATATAATCAATATTAAGCTCAAGGTTTCCAGCTTGTACAGGCTCAAATGAGTATTCTGGTTCATCAAGCAATGGTGTTTTCGCTTCAGGTGTCGAACCAGCTGATGAGCATTCCGTATTTTCCAGTATGTTCTGCTCAGGTGCTAACGTCGAAGTCGTGTCAGGTTTAATTGGTATAAAAACAGAAGCCACGTTGGTAGGCTCATCCATAACCGGAGTACTTGCATCGCTCCGACCTCCATCCTCGTGATCATCCTTCGACGCGACTAGGTTCGATATTTCTGTATTTTCGCTACTTTCAGCGGTACCATCTAACACTTCAGGTTGTTTGTCGTCATCAGCAACTCTCTCCTCCGTGGTGTAAAACAAATCAACGTCGCTTGTTGGAGAGTTCCTTGTCGCAGTTAATGTCTGCAGTTCGTTTGACTTTGGTTTCATATCACTGTAAAGATCAAACGAGTCCTGAGAGTGATCATCGTAATTATGAACTTTCAAATCGTCGTATATGTCTGGTGAATCGAGTCGCTCTTTTCTTTTAGGCTTTGGAGCAGAATTTTTTACTACTGACTCACTTAAAGAAGCATCAGGTggcattattttgtttttactcaTCACCTTTTCATTCGTCTCCATTTTTGAGATATCGCCCTTCACTTCAAACTCCTTGGGTGCCCCACTGGAAGTTTCTTCGCTCTCCGACTTGGACTGATTACTGAAGGTCGAGGTCGAGGATGGTAAGATCAGTTTGGCAGGGGACAAAGTGCCAAAATCTGTTACCTGGTTTTCAACAGGTATTGGATTTGTAATTACTTCAGTTGTACTTGAAAGGTTACCTTCTGTCATGTCATAGGCACGAGGGACAACGATATCAACTGTTGCAACTATCGGTTCGTTTGTTTCCATACGAGGAACGACTGTCTCCTTGGTTGTAGTTTTTTCATCGCACATTGTATGTGAAACAACACTGGTATGACCAGATGATGAAACAGCGATAACAACTGAGTCGTTAGTATTTTTATATTCCAAGGTAGTTGTTATCAATGGCATTATGTTAGCAGGGTTGTTCTCTATCGTGCTTTGATGTTTGTTTTCGGACATTTCACAGTAGTTCATTTTACATAAGTCTCTTACATCGCCACTATCTTCTTTAACACTCTCAAGATTATCAGACACCTGTACTTGTTGGGGAACCATACTATGACCTTCAAATGCTTGCTTAGGTGCGTCGCTAGTTTTCTTATATTCTGTTTTGTAAGATACATTCTCCTTGTGATGTTTCTGATTGGATTTTAATCTCTGCATGAGTAGTGAAGATTTAGGGACAGATGAAAGGGCGGTTACTTGGGATATCATTGACGATGGTGGTATAGCTGTTGGTTCTCTGGATTCGGACTCATCTGCAGATATTGTCTCTTCTGAATCGCTTCTTGGCCTAGTGGAATAATTTTGCTCTGGAAAAGGTGAATTTACCATAATGTGTGCATCTGTTCGGTTTGATCTCACAGGCATAGGATATGTTGGTGATAAAGACAATTCGCTAGACGACGGGTTTCTTCTTTGGGTTGTGGAGGACGTGCTTACCTTTCGAGTGTCTGAAGGCACCTCAGAGAAGTTAAATTTGGGGAACATTTGAGGAGCAGGACTATTTTTTTGCGCCATGTTGATTATTTGTTCTTTAAACTGGTTCGAAGTTGCGGCGAGCTGAATAACTGGCTGCGGATTGCTTTGGTTTGGACTCGACCTAACAAGACCCGAGTGAACTGGACCATGTAGGGGTGGTGGTGGAGTCTTCGTTTTGGACACTTCTGTGTCAATTTCCCATGGACGGACTATAGTTTTTCGTCTTGGTGGTTCTGTGTCAAGGTTAGTTTTGAAAGCAGTCGTGACTTGACGCATATTACTAAGTCTAGGACCAGGAGAAGCCACAGAAATGCCACCACCAGTAATAGAAGTTAACGGTGGAGGCTTTCTTGCCAATCCAGTTGATATACCATACAGATTCCTGTCTATACCAGCAGCATCACTAACCTCACTACCAGCGCTACCTGGTCGAGACAAAGGCTCGAGAGGAACATCAGGCAATGAGATTTTAGGTAACTGGTCGAAACCAAGACCGTGAACAGGATGGTAGGGTTGGTTTACTTCAGGTCTCGGCATATACTCCGCATGTTTATCGTCTGGTATGACTGATTTGTGGCTAGGGCCAGATGTAGTGCGAATTCTTTGATGACCAATTATTTCAGGTATGTACTTATCCGACGTTACACCGAGGTTGGCGCGTAAGTCTGGGATAGACACTGCTCTTTTCTGCATCTCGGCGCGTGTTTTCGGCTGATGAGGGAGCTGGCGTAAATATTGCTCACGCAGTGGTTTTTCATGGAAGAGTTTGTGCAGATTCTCTTGTGAGCCAAATCCACGAATATTACGAAGATCTTCCTGCGATCCAAACTCCTGAAGTTTCCTAAGATCTTCTTGAGAACCAAAATGGCGAAGCTCTTCGTTGCGTTGATTTATCGATGCAGCGGCAGGAAAGTATCTATTCATGAGTCTAAGTACCATATCTTGAGACATGGGGCCATGCTCGTGCATTTTTTCAGCAAAAAGTCTTCGTTGgatttctatttctttttgtttgtcaATCTCCATTAGATTTTGCATATGTTTCACTTC
It includes:
- the LOC130612545 gene encoding zinc finger protein 436-like; this translates as MKGLEMSVLLTAVQTELTNTEKVRLNDEHTTTGPNLEHLENKEITTNSNSNETIADLASFNQHDTITGTQKIPVIKSTSDSDYSKTSKGTENDMKKKPYGGRPLRFQCPNCERRFHAPSHLKRHMLCHSSERPFQCHICKKGFLQAWHLGRHMTTHTGNKPFNCPECPKSFGSRFEMKTHCNYIHRGIKEHECSVCKKMFTLRSNLKVHMRKHTGEKPYECHICLKKFGQRGHLQYHVRKHTNAVEKEEQRDNQSIDSLSDQCSPTMADYRRRSEKEESQANYDSGVEVESISSDRSSPKRVLTDQFDETPRTSPTHISLKRYSSLKEYEREYIAEVPTTPLSGRMFDHTNPLELKPFVCDSCNCGFAEISSLRAHVRHSHPKKGITIGSYSCAYCSQSFEEIDHLREHFQVRHRLNEVITNKPISPVKSLFIGEKRRNTLEERREGAFYPVKRSRSAPTHSPESACFDITYDCKPGRAITERSFQDTALESCSCCPKPRDMTKHFYSGVVQERYLYYLEQYQRLLESHVDLIDALHAK
- the LOC130612546 gene encoding uncharacterized protein LOC130612546, whose amino-acid sequence is MEAQHLGGQNQDDLLQKMEKLDKEILVVEHTKSDLQSRMKELLSSIETWKKIEKEQEQKQHEETIKKEEIKNEDPEVEYRRRLIERFSYKNTENIRRIYKENRKRAEASHHSLYHLNYKGENLQLPLYNQPSDLVSYHENIEKFKAFKPRLVKFLQMKRLAEIKMEKHLKEEYQTREEAWLKRIEKIENNPRRKQRQQRSRQFYEREFPEIKKQREHQERMDRIGSRSVGFIRSEAEVDEIADNLRELDASEKQMQLLAVRPPYLLSKYERTIKYINNNGLIRNLDQFEKIRKAGIIWSEEEKQIFREKFAQFPKDFEKIASFLKMKNCSDCVLFYYQNKKKEYFKSSKLKKKKGKASTRTGGISMNQSKKQNKQPQGKESVEVEVEDEDDDEDDDGASDEENQPALMDTATSVETKVTKSDVDVRPTQNKQCSSNPAPPSVTMETEKIIKTTKAVPLPPVKVFNTRSGKFSSKTVTAPITKTEPDVSTNETLAVSSAESPHPPLKITIVVTSPSNIGTSSATMSVGSIVSETVTAAAAAAAKVASEQTTTIVPSEPTIAVKVEELIKQHLTKMPEHSDPSRWSESEMMNAVEGLKRYGRHWQSISKLVETKSEAQCKNFYFNYKKKFNLESILGIARTKEKDETVEQEEDLISYLEELDRMEELEKKQQQDALEKQQKLEVKSAKTGRHRHSSKKIMQESSKVIIQTIDTEINQLPSTTQINISTQSFSVAGCSSTTQTSNTNQTDSKTTDGHVFSATSSEVVPFVTSREGTLRPPPPLVACSLPADTSVPPIKEISLRQDVGLFQKKLQFSLDKEKVLNVSLPLSNAESSSVISVSGETLPQSVTTSIHDLSMHARQYVAFSGHAEYPLTSQHINVSQASLPTQPFSQAPHPSQPFPVATPNRLAMEQTIKSFNTLSGCMSSLPPQVNSQPDLPSQRFRFQMSPDNIQARMPVPRNIPQPLPHIKHTSVPSSINIPQSRSPGFSQSMQSSLTSPTGQELFISRLNPHQLEEIKKRQELEYFHRQKQLEKEHDTPSLLRQEIEAERDAQLLFRKKEREFQILEAQFRQQEERKYMHLKKLEFDRRQEEVKHMQNLMEIDKQKEIEIQRRLFAEKMHEHGPMSQDMVLRLMNRYFPAAASINQRNEELRHFGSQEDLRKLQEFGSQEDLRNIRGFGSQENLHKLFHEKPLREQYLRQLPHQPKTRAEMQKRAVSIPDLRANLGVTSDKYIPEIIGHQRIRTTSGPSHKSVIPDDKHAEYMPRPEVNQPYHPVHGLGFDQLPKISLPDVPLEPLSRPGSAGSEVSDAAGIDRNLYGISTGLARKPPPLTSITGGGISVASPGPRLSNMRQVTTAFKTNLDTEPPRRKTIVRPWEIDTEVSKTKTPPPPLHGPVHSGLVRSSPNQSNPQPVIQLAATSNQFKEQIINMAQKNSPAPQMFPKFNFSEVPSDTRKVSTSSTTQRRNPSSSELSLSPTYPMPVRSNRTDAHIMVNSPFPEQNYSTRPRSDSEETISADESESREPTAIPPSSMISQVTALSSVPKSSLLMQRLKSNQKHHKENVSYKTEYKKTSDAPKQAFEGHSMVPQQVQVSDNLESVKEDSGDVRDLCKMNYCEMSENKHQSTIENNPANIMPLITTTLEYKNTNDSVVIAVSSSGHTSVVSHTMCDEKTTTKETVVPRMETNEPIVATVDIVVPRAYDMTEGNLSSTTEVITNPIPVENQVTDFGTLSPAKLILPSSTSTFSNQSKSESEETSSGAPKEFEVKGDISKMETNEKVMSKNKIMPPDASLSESVVKNSAPKPKRKERLDSPDIYDDLKVHNYDDHSQDSFDLYSDMKPKSNELQTLTATRNSPTSDVDLFYTTEERVADDDKQPEVLDGTAESSENTEISNLVASKDDHEDGGRSDASTPVMDEPTNVASVFIPIKPDTTSTLAPEQNILENTECSSAGSTPEAKTPLLDEPEYSFEPVQAGNLELNIDYMQFKNQSVLVPCESKQTENQGKPISQPQQEAFESITPPSSPESGSTGASSSVQVMTSTSQSSSAIAFPFSALAFSVGSRPSSRAGSGGHSPDDRGRLEQNSGGKNKSKRSRDDENKDVEIPSDAHFQPVDIKRALKRNYRRSGSQSSSSSFSKSPEYEYKGKKLTSSRSTGRSSSERHTEDVCRKQKRSLSPADFDAGHGKKQRTL